The DNA sequence TACCTTAAATAACTTTTGTTAATAATGTGTCTTGAAATTTTAACAAATGTTTGATTTAAGAACGATGTGGGATTACTTTACACTTGCAAATCTCACACTTAAGCTAgaacatttaagaaaaaaatattgaataatatgATCTTAAACTTTTTTCTGAAACTTGATTGTATTATATTAATTGGAGTTTAATTAGAATGCATTCAGAATATAATGATTTTTCACATGGTCATCTAATCACGAACTGTCATATAGTtacaataattatgttaaaagtcATATGCAAGACTATTTGTAATTACTTGtgaatgttaaaatattatagTATATCAAAGCTAAACTCTTAATTGGGTTTGCAGGGATATAAAATGGTGATGGAAAACTGCAATGACAACATGGCAGTGCTTAAGGAAGGACTGGAGAAAACAGGAAGGTTTGAGATTATATCCAAAGACATTGGTGTTCCATTGGTGGCCTTCACATTGAAGGACCACACCCACTTCAATGAATTCCAAATCTCTGACATGCTGAGGCGCTATGGTTGGATAGTGCCAGCATACACAATGCCCCCAGATGCACAACATGTGACAGTGCTTCGTGTTGTGATTAGGGAGGATTTTTCTCGCACCCTCGCGGAGCGTCTAGTGATTGATGTCACCAAAGTTGTGCACGAGCTGGATCTCCTTCCTGCTAGGGTGATCAGCACCAACACCATAATGGTTACAGGAGAAGCAGGTGAAGAAAATGACGAAAAAGTGCTGTTTGCCAAGAAGAGTGAAATAGAAACACAAAGGGAAATCACTAAAGCTTGGAAGAAGTTTGTGATGGACAGGAAGAAGATGAATGGTGTTTGTTAGAACCTTGTTTTTGGATCATTTTTTGAGCTACTTATGCAGACCAGAGACCAGAgcaattactattattattttaatataatatcgtGTGGAGAGTAATTCCCTTCCCCAATAACATAGCGTACTTTAGATATGCTGAAATTGCAATGTTGTTGGTTGTATGGAATTGTGTTGGACTGAAAGTTACTTCATTTCTCAACGCAACCAGCATAAATTTCCTCTATTCTATCCACAAACATAGTCATTGGTACGAGCAACAACGCCAACTATTAGTACTTATAATAAGTTGAATCAATCATTCTGAACGATATATATTCCTTTGTCTATGCCAACGCTGCTACTGAGAACAAGATTAGACTGCAGATTAAGATGAGTACAAAAAATCAGAGACTTGGGGGGTTGGGTTGCGGAAAGCGATCAATTTTATGATCTTATCATAGAAAAGCCTGAACATACGTACCGTTGAATCTCAAGATAGTAATCTCGCTTTTAAAATGAGATGAGATGTTTATTTTGCTCGCAAATAGAGAGGATTATGAGTGTAATAATTAGTTAATCAgtaatcacacacacacactctctcaatctttcctcattTACAATGATCATGATGTGCGCGCAGAATCTTTCCACATTAATTTACACTGATTATCATGCAATTGCACACCTCCCGGCTCTGATTTTCATAAAagcatattaataatattaaatagtttatttttaaatattttttacttttaattctttaattaatcaacAACATTAACAGCACCAACATCAATAATGATAAGCTTTGTCACGTTAAACAAATATAACATCAacacaataattatttatttccattgaAATGGcactgaatttttttattacaaatgttaataaaaaaaacctgattttttttttatctttttctctccTTAATTTAGCTTTGTGAGGAATTTCTAGGTGACTTATTAgatgaaaaaagaaggaaggatcTGGAGTAGAATGACTCATGAGGACTACAAAACGCATCGCAAGAGCATCTATCAAATAAATGTTAGAGACACATTTTTGACACCAACCTACTTTCTTGATACTTCTTGGACAAATAATACTTGTCAAATACTTCTTATTagatgtttaatttaaaaataactttttgttgATTTGAATATTTAAGTTGTCATTTTTATACAACTTTATACACTTGAAAACATAgaaagttaatttaaaaaagtgaATATACTATCATTTATGATTTAGTTGTAACTTCAATATTTCTTaagagataatatatatatatatatatatatatatatatatatatatatatatattttatcatttataaggTTATGATcagtaaaattaattgaaaatttaattaaaagctcGAAAGTTAACCGACAGccgaaaactaaaaaaaaatagtttataaaattataagtgttcaataaaactaattattaaagtagttaaaaaatgtaaaatgacaaaaaataataaaatcacgttttattttaaaaagataatcaaaattatatatatatatatatatatatatatataataaaaataaaaataaaagataaaaaattagcaattaatatttttaaaaatattacttgagAAAACACTACTTCAAACaacgttttaaaaataataaaaactacaaAACTCATTAAACTTTTCTGCtactaaagaaaataaaaattatttaaaatatctttaaaaacataacctaaataataaaagtatcaCGTCAAAACCTTTTACTTTTAGGAGGTTACGGATACATTGTGTCCCATTAAGCGAAAATGAATAAATGTAACTGAATTTGAGACGAAGAAGAATGTCCTTGATTATTAGCGGAAATATGTTACTATTATAAATTACGGTGTTGATCTTAGACGGGAAAAGGGCACATTGATGATTGATGGCTAAGTAGTGAACCACCTACTTATATTATATCAGCGACTGAACTGTAGTAGTGGTCAAGTCATTATGAGAACTTTGAAGAGTAGTACTAGGACTTACACTTGTTCCACAAAATCATCACTTTACAATGACAATCCCAGAGATATCTACAGTAGCATTTCAACAAATAACTTGTCTTGCCCCCAAAATCCATTTGTATTTGTCTTTCGGGACAAAAATCTCTCAAAAATGAATGTGATGTGTCTCTATGTGTATTAACTAAGCTGATGAAAACACCTTCATCAATTTACATGCTCATCTGGCTCCAATTCCTCATCAGAGTAACTCTTGTGCTCCACATTAGTCATATTCAATAAATTCAATttgcttatataaaaaaaaagtgtttgaaCTCTATGCTATAATGATCGAGCTGAGGGCCAGTAGAGTAGGAGTTGTGTGAGTGATTGGATAAATGCATCAGACATCAAATTTCAAATCACGTGTACAATggcttcacatttttttatcagaacGACTATAGGAAGAGTAACTATTGACTGCATATCAGAGGGTTGATATCTAAAAAGTAGAGATCATACAAGATGTGTGCAGTGACATAAATCTTACCAAAATACAGCGTATAGTAGAATAAATATTGACAAACTTTAGACATTCAGAAATTCAACATTAAGCATATAAAACTTAAGCTCTAAAGAAAACGAACAGCTATAATACAAATACATCCAGCCAGACCTTCCTTTTCCACTTAAGCATATAAAACTGCCTATGCCACTTCCTCGTGGTTAGATCATTACATAAATTCCTTAGATTTTTCATACATTATTCAGTTGTTTTCGCCATTTGTTACTCAATCATAGTCATAGAGGCATTTACAATACCAGCCAACTTGATACTTCAATACCACTTTGTAAATAATGCCCACCCAATAATGGAAGTAGATAAGAAGTAACTAAGTATTTTTAGCTAGTTGAACATCAAGATGATAATGTGTATACAATAATGTTCTAATGACGATAAAAAAGTTTGTAagaaaaatgaatctttcagcCTTGGAAAGTTAAAATGCTATCAACAAGCACGAACAGAAAGAGAAGCATATGGGATGATTCTCATCACtggcaattatttttaaaggaaAGTAGGAGATTTAAACTGCAGATTCTTGAAGCTAGGGAATTCACAATGAATCTACAAGCCATGCAGTAATACAAAAACACGATATCCTTAAACCATATTGTTTCTCTCCATTGAAACAGGGAGAATCACATTGCAGGTTGAGATTAAAATAGATAATGGTCCGTTCTATACAGTGGCTTGTCACATGTAGCAGGAGTTTATATGTGacttattatatgaaaaaaaagagagagagagaggaaggaTCAGGACTAGAATGATTCATGCAACAGACATTTACCAGGGCCAGGaactaggattttttttttttatcagaaaatgttagtttgttatctGTTAACAGATATATGAAGGATTTTATTCACTTATGACttgtgtatttattatttataaaaacgtATAACGTAGTAGATAAGCAGAAGGTAAGATGCTTTGGGAAAATTATCCCCAAGTTCAAGTTGTTTATCTCAATAAAACAGGACAAGGTCTGACGACAAAAACTGTTAGCAGCAAGTGGTACTACAATGAAATGCTATGCTGAGTGCCCTtcattcattaataaaattgtgaaaCAACACCATATATATCCACTACCACTATCCATCCATTAATACCCTGATCACAAAATTCTAAAGTAGATAACGAGAATGTTGGAGATGCAAGAAACAAATCAAACAATACCATTTtccaacttaatatatatagtttgtCATCAGAGAATCAATAATTACATTAAGTAGGGAAGATATGCACATCAAGAAAATAGAGAAACCCACTACCCCAGTTTCAATAACTGAAAACCATATAGAAAACTGAGGCcttatttctttatatataaagtGTATATTTCTGTAAGTGGGGGAGATACAAAATCTGTATTGCCATGAGGAGGGCAAAGAAGAAAGCTTTAGAATAATTTCTCTTTATTATACCGTGGTAACTTAATTCAAATTATCCAAAGAAAGCTTGTTTAGCATCAATTACTTAATGCAAACTCGCCCTATAACTGGGCATCAATTAGAAGTAGAACAATGATCTATCTAAAGTTACATAACCTTCCTTGCTTGTTTTTCACACCAACATCTTGCATTGCTCCGCAGCATGAGATGAACCCCTCCAATTAATGTGCCAAAATGTGTAAGCCAGCAGTCTGCCATGAATTGTGAGCACTAGAGGCAGAATTGCAACAACCTCAAAACTTCTTTCTCAAGGCCCTTAATTGCGTGTTATTGTCATTTACATACACGAACAAATGAATACATATCTCTCTCTATTTACAATATATGAGTCAACAATTAAAAATAGCCAGTTCCCAGCCAAAGATTTCCTTCCATCAGACTATGTCTCCAAGATTGAAGCTGTTCTCTGATGTGGAGGTAGAGATGGTGATTATACCATCACAGTCAGATACACTATCTTGCAAACTCAGTAATAAGTGGGAATGGGAAGTACTAAAACCTGTCGACGGcttggttcttgggacaagagGCACTTCAGCCTCGCCCACCAGCATCTGAACCACACCCCTCATAGTAGGTCTAGTCAATGGATCAGGGTGAGAACAAGCCAGCCCAACCAAGAGCACCCTCCTCATCTCCCCATCATCAAATTCACCCCCAAGCCTCGGATCGGCTGCCATTAGCAACCTACCTTCCCGGTGCAAACTCCAAACCGATTCTACCAAATTGCAGCTAATCCCACCTTTACCACCCCCATTGGCATCCTTCTCTATCGGTCTTCTCCCACTAGCCACCTCAAGAACCACTGCACCATAACTAAACACATCAGTCTTCTCCGTAGCCTTCCCGGTAAGGAGATACTCGGGTGCCAAGTACCCCATTGTCCCCGCAGCCACCGTGGCATCCGGTGACTTATCATGCTCAGTTTGCCTGGCCAGACCGAAATCTCCCAACCTGGCATTGAACCCTTCATCCAACATTATGTTACTAGTCTTAATGTCCCTATGAATCACCTGATTCTCACACTCTTGATGCAAGTAGGCCAATGCCGAAGCCACGCCCAACAAAATCTTGCGCCTATGAGCCCAGGGAAGCGGCGTCCTAGCCTCGAACAACGCCTTATCCAAACTTCCATTAGGCATCAAGTCATACACCAGCAAAATCTCTCCTTTCTCATGGCACCACCCTTGAAGCCGAACAAGATTCCGATGCCTCAGGCTTCCAATGATAGACAACTCAGACAAAAACTCATTCTTCCCCTGACTACTATGGCTGCACCTCTTCACCGCTACAATGTCCCCATTCTCGGGCAAAACCCCCTTATACACAGTCCCAAACGCGCCATGACCGATGATCCTATTCGCATTGAAGCACTTGGTAGCAGATTTCAGCTCCTTGTAGCTAAACTGCTTCGGCATTTTGATTATCTCCGAACCAAGCGAATCAAACTTGTTAACACGCTTAACCTTCTTATTAGAGTAAAACCAAATCAAAGCACCAGCAAAAAGAGCCAAAACAAACGCTCCAGCAGTGACAACACCAGCAACCGCTCCCAAGTTTTGCTTACACAACCCATTGTGGCAAGACGATTTGCTTTTGCTCTCTTTCTCTTCACTATGGGAAGGAGCCAAAGAAGGAGGTGGCGCGGACTGAGCAACCGAATTCGCCGTCGGGTTCATCAAACTCACCGCCGGCGGAGGAGGAGGCGCCGCCGCCTCTGCCGCCGCAAAAGACGAACCGAAACTCCACCACTCTATTCTGTGAATCTCTGTGCTACCTTGCGTTGAAGCAGAGAACCCCACATAcataaaatcattcaaatactTGTCCACGTCGAGATTCATCGTCAAAACGGGATCTTTCGGTTTGAGATTGGAATACGAAACCCACACGCTTAACCCTTTGCTCGATCCATCGAACTCGATCCACGCGTTGATTAGGTCACCGCTCTTCAGATCGACGCCAACGTTCGCCAAATCACCAACCTCACTCGAAACGACGCTGTTTAGGTCCACACCAACGTGGTTTCCATTAATGTCCTTAAACTCCACGTCCATAAGTGTATCAAACTCCACGGCAATGaagccgccgccgccgccgagGCCGAGAAACCCGCCGGCGTCGCCGATGGTGTCGTCATCCGGCGAGAGGACGAAGGCGAGGCCGCCACCGATTGAGGAGGGGTTGAGGTTGGTGACggagaaggaaaagaaggtGGTGAAGCTCGCCGAAAAACGGTTTCCAGGTTGCCGGAATCTGACCGGACGGGAGTAAAGGGCTCTGCCGGCACTGGAGGTGGGAACGGCGAGGTCGCGCGTGAGACTGACGGTGTTGTTGTTCAAGTGGGCGTCGCCGAGGAGCTTGAGGCTTCCCAAGGTTAACGTTCCGAAGTCGAACTCGGTGGCGGCGGTTACAGAATTGAAGAAACAGAAAATAGAAAGTAGCATTGAGGGGACAAAGGTGAAGCAGAGAAGCGACATTTGCGAGGAggcagagaaagaaagagagagtaaAAGGGTTCGTTCGTGTTTGTTTGATGATTCGATTCAATAGgcgaattttgttttttt is a window from the Glycine max cultivar Williams 82 chromosome 2, Glycine_max_v4.0, whole genome shotgun sequence genome containing:
- the LOC100793157 gene encoding L-type lectin-domain containing receptor kinase VIII.1 — protein: MSLLCFTFVPSMLLSIFCFFNSVTAATEFDFGTLTLGSLKLLGDAHLNNNTVSLTRDLAVPTSSAGRALYSRPVRFRQPGNRFSASFTTFFSFSVTNLNPSSIGGGLAFVLSPDDDTIGDAGGFLGLGGGGGFIAVEFDTLMDVEFKDINGNHVGVDLNSVVSSEVGDLANVGVDLKSGDLINAWIEFDGSSKGLSVWVSYSNLKPKDPVLTMNLDVDKYLNDFMYVGFSASTQGSTEIHRIEWWSFGSSFAAAEAAAPPPPPAVSLMNPTANSVAQSAPPPSLAPSHSEEKESKSKSSCHNGLCKQNLGAVAGVVTAGAFVLALFAGALIWFYSNKKVKRVNKFDSLGSEIIKMPKQFSYKELKSATKCFNANRIIGHGAFGTVYKGVLPENGDIVAVKRCSHSSQGKNEFLSELSIIGSLRHRNLVRLQGWCHEKGEILLVYDLMPNGSLDKALFEARTPLPWAHRRKILLGVASALAYLHQECENQVIHRDIKTSNIMLDEGFNARLGDFGLARQTEHDKSPDATVAAGTMGYLAPEYLLTGKATEKTDVFSYGAVVLEVASGRRPIEKDANGGGKGGISCNLVESVWSLHREGRLLMAADPRLGGEFDDGEMRRVLLVGLACSHPDPLTRPTMRGVVQMLVGEAEVPLVPRTKPSTGFSTSHSHLLLSLQDSVSDCDGIITISTSTSENSFNLGDIV